In Osmia bicornis bicornis chromosome 10, iOsmBic2.1, whole genome shotgun sequence, one genomic interval encodes:
- the LOC114881829 gene encoding ATPase family AAA domain-containing protein 5 isoform X1 → MKNITRYFMDTVKASDNIPLQSNTAKKNETESKKHFKEKYNCSVVEISNTNSEKNIYDMIESSSDINSFKEISIQTSKQPFSTKLSSSTKCKKLQNQHLDCLSLKTNDVLNINNKRQTRSSSLNISNDKKQCVKKSRSRENSSSNIQLNDTKNKKGTNNMNLLNIHSSDGSKSNHGESNAFEILMNRNNSIQYITPTKLFNENESLVKKSEEQLISSTEKLINEKKKCFKRKISEVEGEKIEKIIQNPTKFLKKDDFEDTGVLYQKQPSGNLLDYFSKTPVNLTHTDMADISTIIVKADVHMSQNTIDHDLYTSVSNNAIRPNKKSKSKDLQFSQMDDIDVIESESSNISNNEKERNDQLQNKHRWSLRIKFQTYEDENTLSGNSNDEEFSPKGKAKLNIEDSKKCGTNKGTYSENLWMKNKSNKMSESMKLKLRKCEQPKNVEYNVPIQNNKCRKGKFENANEIMKLDKQKSILAQNKNFNIDLIGNIENKSNEDFYIIDEIINEKKAIGKLAPIFTKQRKLHSKVIPTKQSVLQTNIKDNNDKTINQQIHVCSTLPFPLISHITQLTNSMFNKTNNFNFPPKICHKLYIPDLDRKHYKHIVDFSETKLKLSKNIKKPNVEEVLMDLEKHCSGVKKMWNVISLTVKGQSNKTMSAKTKTRTRKQWEKTGTGNENKIENVSWTYKFRPKSTEEIVGNENAVIKLREWLVRWKIKFINESDDSENDFYSSDSSYSRSNGNNQVAVLLGPHGSGKTASVYALAEEFGYTVLELNASSKRSGKKLLKELEEATKSYQIKNKERTSAFCNLTSNEIFPKKISKNSLILIEDVDIIFEEDEGFISAIYQLASNTKCPIVMTCKDVCPHLNKLAPQQSRIYFQSVVGNKVSVLLELISLAETGYRLPSNYIMELLQSGDLRKAILQLQYLLLSGPPQMLEHAINFKNSLWQNMQYYLYRPAIIVSKKEKKKKAVSSKVINNNRNLLNDVADKLDSITLLTSLMTTEDTALNLYELKVQPSLSVVENTALYSTCNNVCLEIAEWIGNKIMYKDHDYDGIRYQNNIILRKQLNKEINLALSHTASLLLDHQIIATDYLPFIRTICRAEEYRANRNNKRGNRYFHYLHNLKSSSLLKPNILSAACKIMHDIDMRTN, encoded by the exons atgaaaaatataacgCGATATTTTATGGACACGGTGAAAGCCAGTGATAATATACCACTACAATCTAACACTGccaaaaaaaatgaaactgaaTCAAAGAAACATTTTAAAGAAAAGTATAATTGTTCTGTAGTTGAGATATCTAACACTAattcagaaaaaaatatatacgaTATGATAGAAAGCAGCAGTGatattaattcatttaaggAGATCAGTATCCAAACATCCAAGCAGCctttttcaacaaaattatCATCATCAACAAAATGTAAAAAGCTACAAAACCAACATTTAGACTGTTTATCTCTAAAAACCAACGATGTTCtcaacattaataataaaaggcAAACTAGGAGCAGTTcattgaatatttcaaatgaTAAGAAACAGTGTGTAAAAAAGTCAAGAAGTAGGGAAAACAGTAGcagtaatatacaattaaatgatacaaaaaataaaaaaggtacCAATAATATGAATTTGTTAAATATACATTCCAGTGATGGAAGTAAAAGTAACCATGGAGAATCAAATGCTTTTGAAATTCTTATGAACCGTAATAATTCAATTCAGTACATTACGCCAACAAaactttttaatgaaaatgaatcaCTTGTTAAAAAATCTGAAGAACAATTAATTTCGTCAACAGAAAAGTtaataaatgagaaaaaaaaatgtttcaaaagaaaaatttcagaGGTAGAAGGcgaaaaaatagagaaaattattcagaatcctaccaaatttttaaaaaaagatgaTTTTGAGGATACTGGAGTTCTGTATCAGAAACAGCCATCAGGCAATTTATTAGATTATTTCag TAAAACTCCAGTAAATTTAACGCATACAGATATGGCAGATATATCCACTATTATAGTGAAAGCTGACGTACATATGTCGCAAAACACTATTGACCATGATTTATATACTTCAGTTTCGAATAATGCGATACGAccaaataaaaaaagtaaatcCAAAGATTTACAGTTCTCTCAGATGGATGACATTGATGTTATAGAATCTGAAAGcagtaatatttcaaataatgaaaaagaacGAAATGATCAACTACAAAATAAACATAGATGGTCATTacgaattaaatttcaaacataTGAGGATGAAAATACTTTATCAG GTAATAGCAACGATGAAGAATTTTCACCCAAGGGTAAAGCTAAATTAAATATAGAAGATTCTAAGAAATGTGGAACAAATAAAGGTACATATTCAGAAAATTTatggatgaaaaataaaagtaacaaaatgAGTGAAtctatgaaattaaaattacgaAAGTGTGAGCAACCaaaaaatgtagaatataATGTTCcgatacaaaataataaatgtcgAAAGGGCAAATTTGAAAATGCCAATGAAATAATGAAGCTTGATAAACAGAAATCAATTTTagcacaaaataaaaattttaatattgatttaataGGTAACATAGAAAATAAGTCCAATGAGGATTTCTATATAAttgatgaaattattaatgaaaagaaaGCAATTGGCAAACTAGCTCCTATATTTACAAAACAGCGAAAACTACATTCAAAAGTGATACCAACAAAACAGTCGGTTCTGCAAACAAATATAAAAgataataacgataaaacTATAAATCAACAAATACATGTTTGTAGCACATTACCATTTCCACTTATTAGTCATATTACACAATTAACTAATTCAATGTTCAAcaaaacaaataattttaattttccccCAAAAATTTGTCACAAGTTGTATATTCCAGATTtagatagaaagcattataaaCATATAGTAGATTTTTCTGAGACCAAATTAAAGctatcaaaaaatattaaaaaaccAAACGTTGAAGAAGTATTAATGGATCTTGAAAAACATTGTTCAGGTGTAAAAAAAATGTGGAATGTTATTTCGCTTACTGTTAAAGGACAATCTAATAAAACAATGTCTGCAAAAACGAAAACTAGAACTAGAAAACAATGGGAAAAAACAGGAACAggtaatgaaaataaaattgaaaacgtTAGTTGGACTTACAAATTCAGACCAAAGTCTACTGAAGAAATAGTTGGAAATGAAAATGCAGTTATAAAGTTAAGAGAATGGCTGGTCagatggaaaataaaatttataaatgaaagcGATGATAGTGAAAACGATTTTTATTCGTCTGACAGTAGTTATTCAAGGAGCAATGGAAATAATCAGGTAGCTGTACTGTTGGGACCGCATGGAAGTGGTAAAACTGCAAGTGTATATGCATTAGCAGAAGAATTTGGTTATAC GGTATTGGAATTAAACGCATCGTCTAAAAGAAGCGGGAAGAAACTTTTGAAAGAATTAGAGGAAGCGACAAAATCATACcagattaaaaataaagaaagaacaTCTGCTTTTTGCAATTTAACctcgaatgaaattttcccaaagaaaatatcaaaaaattcCCTCATTCTTATAGAAGATGTTGATATTATATTCGAAGAAGATGAAGGCTTTATTTCTGCTATATATCAGTTAGCATCAAATACGAAATGTCCAATTGTTATGACGTGTAAGGACGTTTGTCCTCACTTAAATAAATTAGCACCTCAACAGAgtagaatttattttcaaagtgTTGTTGGTAACAAGGTTTCTGTTTTATTAGAACTAATCTCGTTAGCAGAAACTGGTTACAGGCTTCCTTCTAATTACATTATG gAATTATTGCAAAGTGGCGATTTACGAAAAGCAATATTacaattacaatatttattactaTCTGGTCCACCACAAATGTTAGAACATGCCATCAATTTTAAGAACTCATTGTGGCAAAATATGCAATACTATTTGTACAGACCAGCAATTATAgtaagtaaaaaagaaaaaaagaaaaaggctGTGAGTAGCaaagttataaataataatcgaaatttattaaacgatGTGGCAGATAAGTTAGATAGCATAACTTTATTAACATCTTTAATGACCACGGAAGATACCGCGTTAAATTTATACGAATTAAAAGTACAGCCCAGTTTGTCTGTTGTTGAAAATACCGCTTTATATTCAACATGTAATAATGTATGTTTAGAGATAGCTGAATGGATAGGTAACAAAATTATGTACAAAGATCATGATTATGATGGTATACGgtatcaaaataatattatattaagaaaacaattaaataaagaaataaatctaGCATTATCTCATACTGCATCGTTGTTGCTCGATCATCAAATTATAGCTACAGATTACCTTCCATTTATAAGAACAATATGTAGGGCTGAAGAATATAGAgctaatagaaataataaaagaggaaatcgttattttcattatcttcataatttaaaatcatCTTCGTTACTCAAGCCTAATATTTTATCAGCGGCATGTAAAATAATGCACGATATTGATATGcgtacaaattaa
- the LOC114881829 gene encoding replication factor C subunit 1 isoform X3: MNRNNSIQYITPTKLFNENESLVKKSEEQLISSTEKLINEKKKCFKRKISEVEGEKIEKIIQNPTKFLKKDDFEDTGVLYQKQPSGNLLDYFSKTPVNLTHTDMADISTIIVKADVHMSQNTIDHDLYTSVSNNAIRPNKKSKSKDLQFSQMDDIDVIESESSNISNNEKERNDQLQNKHRWSLRIKFQTYEDENTLSGNSNDEEFSPKGKAKLNIEDSKKCGTNKGTYSENLWMKNKSNKMSESMKLKLRKCEQPKNVEYNVPIQNNKCRKGKFENANEIMKLDKQKSILAQNKNFNIDLIGNIENKSNEDFYIIDEIINEKKAIGKLAPIFTKQRKLHSKVIPTKQSVLQTNIKDNNDKTINQQIHVCSTLPFPLISHITQLTNSMFNKTNNFNFPPKICHKLYIPDLDRKHYKHIVDFSETKLKLSKNIKKPNVEEVLMDLEKHCSGVKKMWNVISLTVKGQSNKTMSAKTKTRTRKQWEKTGTGNENKIENVSWTYKFRPKSTEEIVGNENAVIKLREWLVRWKIKFINESDDSENDFYSSDSSYSRSNGNNQVAVLLGPHGSGKTASVYALAEEFGYTVLELNASSKRSGKKLLKELEEATKSYQIKNKERTSAFCNLTSNEIFPKKISKNSLILIEDVDIIFEEDEGFISAIYQLASNTKCPIVMTCKDVCPHLNKLAPQQSRIYFQSVVGNKVSVLLELISLAETGYRLPSNYIMELLQSGDLRKAILQLQYLLLSGPPQMLEHAINFKNSLWQNMQYYLYRPAIIVSKKEKKKKAVSSKVINNNRNLLNDVADKLDSITLLTSLMTTEDTALNLYELKVQPSLSVVENTALYSTCNNVCLEIAEWIGNKIMYKDHDYDGIRYQNNIILRKQLNKEINLALSHTASLLLDHQIIATDYLPFIRTICRAEEYRANRNNKRGNRYFHYLHNLKSSSLLKPNILSAACKIMHDIDMRTN; this comes from the exons ATGAACCGTAATAATTCAATTCAGTACATTACGCCAACAAaactttttaatgaaaatgaatcaCTTGTTAAAAAATCTGAAGAACAATTAATTTCGTCAACAGAAAAGTtaataaatgagaaaaaaaaatgtttcaaaagaaaaatttcagaGGTAGAAGGcgaaaaaatagagaaaattattcagaatcctaccaaatttttaaaaaaagatgaTTTTGAGGATACTGGAGTTCTGTATCAGAAACAGCCATCAGGCAATTTATTAGATTATTTCag TAAAACTCCAGTAAATTTAACGCATACAGATATGGCAGATATATCCACTATTATAGTGAAAGCTGACGTACATATGTCGCAAAACACTATTGACCATGATTTATATACTTCAGTTTCGAATAATGCGATACGAccaaataaaaaaagtaaatcCAAAGATTTACAGTTCTCTCAGATGGATGACATTGATGTTATAGAATCTGAAAGcagtaatatttcaaataatgaaaaagaacGAAATGATCAACTACAAAATAAACATAGATGGTCATTacgaattaaatttcaaacataTGAGGATGAAAATACTTTATCAG GTAATAGCAACGATGAAGAATTTTCACCCAAGGGTAAAGCTAAATTAAATATAGAAGATTCTAAGAAATGTGGAACAAATAAAGGTACATATTCAGAAAATTTatggatgaaaaataaaagtaacaaaatgAGTGAAtctatgaaattaaaattacgaAAGTGTGAGCAACCaaaaaatgtagaatataATGTTCcgatacaaaataataaatgtcgAAAGGGCAAATTTGAAAATGCCAATGAAATAATGAAGCTTGATAAACAGAAATCAATTTTagcacaaaataaaaattttaatattgatttaataGGTAACATAGAAAATAAGTCCAATGAGGATTTCTATATAAttgatgaaattattaatgaaaagaaaGCAATTGGCAAACTAGCTCCTATATTTACAAAACAGCGAAAACTACATTCAAAAGTGATACCAACAAAACAGTCGGTTCTGCAAACAAATATAAAAgataataacgataaaacTATAAATCAACAAATACATGTTTGTAGCACATTACCATTTCCACTTATTAGTCATATTACACAATTAACTAATTCAATGTTCAAcaaaacaaataattttaattttccccCAAAAATTTGTCACAAGTTGTATATTCCAGATTtagatagaaagcattataaaCATATAGTAGATTTTTCTGAGACCAAATTAAAGctatcaaaaaatattaaaaaaccAAACGTTGAAGAAGTATTAATGGATCTTGAAAAACATTGTTCAGGTGTAAAAAAAATGTGGAATGTTATTTCGCTTACTGTTAAAGGACAATCTAATAAAACAATGTCTGCAAAAACGAAAACTAGAACTAGAAAACAATGGGAAAAAACAGGAACAggtaatgaaaataaaattgaaaacgtTAGTTGGACTTACAAATTCAGACCAAAGTCTACTGAAGAAATAGTTGGAAATGAAAATGCAGTTATAAAGTTAAGAGAATGGCTGGTCagatggaaaataaaatttataaatgaaagcGATGATAGTGAAAACGATTTTTATTCGTCTGACAGTAGTTATTCAAGGAGCAATGGAAATAATCAGGTAGCTGTACTGTTGGGACCGCATGGAAGTGGTAAAACTGCAAGTGTATATGCATTAGCAGAAGAATTTGGTTATAC GGTATTGGAATTAAACGCATCGTCTAAAAGAAGCGGGAAGAAACTTTTGAAAGAATTAGAGGAAGCGACAAAATCATACcagattaaaaataaagaaagaacaTCTGCTTTTTGCAATTTAACctcgaatgaaattttcccaaagaaaatatcaaaaaattcCCTCATTCTTATAGAAGATGTTGATATTATATTCGAAGAAGATGAAGGCTTTATTTCTGCTATATATCAGTTAGCATCAAATACGAAATGTCCAATTGTTATGACGTGTAAGGACGTTTGTCCTCACTTAAATAAATTAGCACCTCAACAGAgtagaatttattttcaaagtgTTGTTGGTAACAAGGTTTCTGTTTTATTAGAACTAATCTCGTTAGCAGAAACTGGTTACAGGCTTCCTTCTAATTACATTATG gAATTATTGCAAAGTGGCGATTTACGAAAAGCAATATTacaattacaatatttattactaTCTGGTCCACCACAAATGTTAGAACATGCCATCAATTTTAAGAACTCATTGTGGCAAAATATGCAATACTATTTGTACAGACCAGCAATTATAgtaagtaaaaaagaaaaaaagaaaaaggctGTGAGTAGCaaagttataaataataatcgaaatttattaaacgatGTGGCAGATAAGTTAGATAGCATAACTTTATTAACATCTTTAATGACCACGGAAGATACCGCGTTAAATTTATACGAATTAAAAGTACAGCCCAGTTTGTCTGTTGTTGAAAATACCGCTTTATATTCAACATGTAATAATGTATGTTTAGAGATAGCTGAATGGATAGGTAACAAAATTATGTACAAAGATCATGATTATGATGGTATACGgtatcaaaataatattatattaagaaaacaattaaataaagaaataaatctaGCATTATCTCATACTGCATCGTTGTTGCTCGATCATCAAATTATAGCTACAGATTACCTTCCATTTATAAGAACAATATGTAGGGCTGAAGAATATAGAgctaatagaaataataaaagaggaaatcgttattttcattatcttcataatttaaaatcatCTTCGTTACTCAAGCCTAATATTTTATCAGCGGCATGTAAAATAATGCACGATATTGATATGcgtacaaattaa
- the LOC114881829 gene encoding replication factor C subunit 1 isoform X2, producing MKNITRYFMDTVKASDNIPLQSNTAKKNETESKKHFKEKYNCSVVEISNTNSEKNIYDMIESSSDINSFKEISIQTSKQPFSTKLSSSTKCKKLQNQHLDCLSLKTNDVLNINNKRQTRSSSLNISNDKKQCVKKSRSRENSSSNIQLNDTKNKKGTNNMNLLNIHSSDGSKSNHGESNAFEILMNRNNSIQYITPTKLFNENESLVKKSEEQLISSTEKLINEKKKCFKRKISEVEGEKIEKIIQNPTKFLKKDDFEDTGVLYQKQPSGNLLDYFSKTPVNLTHTDMADISTIIVKADVHMSQNTIDHDLYTSVSNNAIRPNKKSKSKDLQFSQMDDIDVIESESSNISNNEKERNDQLQNKHRWSLRIKFQTYEDENTLSGNSNDEEFSPKGKAKLNIEDSKKCGTNKGNIENKSNEDFYIIDEIINEKKAIGKLAPIFTKQRKLHSKVIPTKQSVLQTNIKDNNDKTINQQIHVCSTLPFPLISHITQLTNSMFNKTNNFNFPPKICHKLYIPDLDRKHYKHIVDFSETKLKLSKNIKKPNVEEVLMDLEKHCSGVKKMWNVISLTVKGQSNKTMSAKTKTRTRKQWEKTGTGNENKIENVSWTYKFRPKSTEEIVGNENAVIKLREWLVRWKIKFINESDDSENDFYSSDSSYSRSNGNNQVAVLLGPHGSGKTASVYALAEEFGYTVLELNASSKRSGKKLLKELEEATKSYQIKNKERTSAFCNLTSNEIFPKKISKNSLILIEDVDIIFEEDEGFISAIYQLASNTKCPIVMTCKDVCPHLNKLAPQQSRIYFQSVVGNKVSVLLELISLAETGYRLPSNYIMELLQSGDLRKAILQLQYLLLSGPPQMLEHAINFKNSLWQNMQYYLYRPAIIVSKKEKKKKAVSSKVINNNRNLLNDVADKLDSITLLTSLMTTEDTALNLYELKVQPSLSVVENTALYSTCNNVCLEIAEWIGNKIMYKDHDYDGIRYQNNIILRKQLNKEINLALSHTASLLLDHQIIATDYLPFIRTICRAEEYRANRNNKRGNRYFHYLHNLKSSSLLKPNILSAACKIMHDIDMRTN from the exons atgaaaaatataacgCGATATTTTATGGACACGGTGAAAGCCAGTGATAATATACCACTACAATCTAACACTGccaaaaaaaatgaaactgaaTCAAAGAAACATTTTAAAGAAAAGTATAATTGTTCTGTAGTTGAGATATCTAACACTAattcagaaaaaaatatatacgaTATGATAGAAAGCAGCAGTGatattaattcatttaaggAGATCAGTATCCAAACATCCAAGCAGCctttttcaacaaaattatCATCATCAACAAAATGTAAAAAGCTACAAAACCAACATTTAGACTGTTTATCTCTAAAAACCAACGATGTTCtcaacattaataataaaaggcAAACTAGGAGCAGTTcattgaatatttcaaatgaTAAGAAACAGTGTGTAAAAAAGTCAAGAAGTAGGGAAAACAGTAGcagtaatatacaattaaatgatacaaaaaataaaaaaggtacCAATAATATGAATTTGTTAAATATACATTCCAGTGATGGAAGTAAAAGTAACCATGGAGAATCAAATGCTTTTGAAATTCTTATGAACCGTAATAATTCAATTCAGTACATTACGCCAACAAaactttttaatgaaaatgaatcaCTTGTTAAAAAATCTGAAGAACAATTAATTTCGTCAACAGAAAAGTtaataaatgagaaaaaaaaatgtttcaaaagaaaaatttcagaGGTAGAAGGcgaaaaaatagagaaaattattcagaatcctaccaaatttttaaaaaaagatgaTTTTGAGGATACTGGAGTTCTGTATCAGAAACAGCCATCAGGCAATTTATTAGATTATTTCag TAAAACTCCAGTAAATTTAACGCATACAGATATGGCAGATATATCCACTATTATAGTGAAAGCTGACGTACATATGTCGCAAAACACTATTGACCATGATTTATATACTTCAGTTTCGAATAATGCGATACGAccaaataaaaaaagtaaatcCAAAGATTTACAGTTCTCTCAGATGGATGACATTGATGTTATAGAATCTGAAAGcagtaatatttcaaataatgaaaaagaacGAAATGATCAACTACAAAATAAACATAGATGGTCATTacgaattaaatttcaaacataTGAGGATGAAAATACTTTATCAG GTAATAGCAACGATGAAGAATTTTCACCCAAGGGTAAAGCTAAATTAAATATAGAAGATTCTAAGAAATGTGGAACAAATAAAG GTAACATAGAAAATAAGTCCAATGAGGATTTCTATATAAttgatgaaattattaatgaaaagaaaGCAATTGGCAAACTAGCTCCTATATTTACAAAACAGCGAAAACTACATTCAAAAGTGATACCAACAAAACAGTCGGTTCTGCAAACAAATATAAAAgataataacgataaaacTATAAATCAACAAATACATGTTTGTAGCACATTACCATTTCCACTTATTAGTCATATTACACAATTAACTAATTCAATGTTCAAcaaaacaaataattttaattttccccCAAAAATTTGTCACAAGTTGTATATTCCAGATTtagatagaaagcattataaaCATATAGTAGATTTTTCTGAGACCAAATTAAAGctatcaaaaaatattaaaaaaccAAACGTTGAAGAAGTATTAATGGATCTTGAAAAACATTGTTCAGGTGTAAAAAAAATGTGGAATGTTATTTCGCTTACTGTTAAAGGACAATCTAATAAAACAATGTCTGCAAAAACGAAAACTAGAACTAGAAAACAATGGGAAAAAACAGGAACAggtaatgaaaataaaattgaaaacgtTAGTTGGACTTACAAATTCAGACCAAAGTCTACTGAAGAAATAGTTGGAAATGAAAATGCAGTTATAAAGTTAAGAGAATGGCTGGTCagatggaaaataaaatttataaatgaaagcGATGATAGTGAAAACGATTTTTATTCGTCTGACAGTAGTTATTCAAGGAGCAATGGAAATAATCAGGTAGCTGTACTGTTGGGACCGCATGGAAGTGGTAAAACTGCAAGTGTATATGCATTAGCAGAAGAATTTGGTTATAC GGTATTGGAATTAAACGCATCGTCTAAAAGAAGCGGGAAGAAACTTTTGAAAGAATTAGAGGAAGCGACAAAATCATACcagattaaaaataaagaaagaacaTCTGCTTTTTGCAATTTAACctcgaatgaaattttcccaaagaaaatatcaaaaaattcCCTCATTCTTATAGAAGATGTTGATATTATATTCGAAGAAGATGAAGGCTTTATTTCTGCTATATATCAGTTAGCATCAAATACGAAATGTCCAATTGTTATGACGTGTAAGGACGTTTGTCCTCACTTAAATAAATTAGCACCTCAACAGAgtagaatttattttcaaagtgTTGTTGGTAACAAGGTTTCTGTTTTATTAGAACTAATCTCGTTAGCAGAAACTGGTTACAGGCTTCCTTCTAATTACATTATG gAATTATTGCAAAGTGGCGATTTACGAAAAGCAATATTacaattacaatatttattactaTCTGGTCCACCACAAATGTTAGAACATGCCATCAATTTTAAGAACTCATTGTGGCAAAATATGCAATACTATTTGTACAGACCAGCAATTATAgtaagtaaaaaagaaaaaaagaaaaaggctGTGAGTAGCaaagttataaataataatcgaaatttattaaacgatGTGGCAGATAAGTTAGATAGCATAACTTTATTAACATCTTTAATGACCACGGAAGATACCGCGTTAAATTTATACGAATTAAAAGTACAGCCCAGTTTGTCTGTTGTTGAAAATACCGCTTTATATTCAACATGTAATAATGTATGTTTAGAGATAGCTGAATGGATAGGTAACAAAATTATGTACAAAGATCATGATTATGATGGTATACGgtatcaaaataatattatattaagaaaacaattaaataaagaaataaatctaGCATTATCTCATACTGCATCGTTGTTGCTCGATCATCAAATTATAGCTACAGATTACCTTCCATTTATAAGAACAATATGTAGGGCTGAAGAATATAGAgctaatagaaataataaaagaggaaatcgttattttcattatcttcataatttaaaatcatCTTCGTTACTCAAGCCTAATATTTTATCAGCGGCATGTAAAATAATGCACGATATTGATATGcgtacaaattaa
- the LOC114881343 gene encoding ras-related protein Rab-40C: MATGEANTTKSRQEKQYDYLLKFLLVGDSDVGKQEILSGLEDGAAESPFCSGSAYKTTTILLDGKRVKLQLWDTSGQGRFCTIIRSYSRGAQGIFLVYDITNKWSFDGIDRWLKEVEEHAPGVPKVLVGNRLHLAFKRQVGERDAEAYAAKNHMAFFEVSPLCDFNIRESFSELSRMALHRNGMERLWRSNKVLSLQELACRAIVARTTVYGIDQLPLPKSIKSHLKSYAMTTTSQLRYNGNRSLNPSKSLGSYHRKLRFVGVGHNGLSTPGSSPGSITDSRTSCVGRNSCTIS, from the exons ATGGCTACAGGTGAAGCCAATACAACAAAGTCCCGACAAGAAAAACAGTACGATTaccttttaaaatttttgctGGTGGGTGATAGTGACGTTGGAAAACAAGAAATCTTGAGTGGACTCGAAGATGGTGCTGCTGAATCTCCGTTTTGTAGCGGCAGTG CATACAAAACTACTACTATCTTATTGGATGGCAAAAGagtaaaattacaattatggGACACATCGGGTCAAGGTAGATTTTGTACAATAATTAGATCCTATTCTCGTGGAGCTCAAGGTATATTTTTAGTGTACGATATTACCAATAAATGGTCCTTTGATGGCATTGACAGATGGTTAAAAGAAGTCGAAGag CATGCTCCTGGAGTGCCAAAAGTACTTGTTGGCAATCGCCTTCATTTGGCTTTTAAGAGACAAGTAGGAGAACGTGATGCTGAAGCATATGCAGCTAAAAATCATATGGCATTTTTTGAAGTTTCGCCTCTTTGTGATTTTAATATTCGTGAAAGTTTTTCTGAACTTTCTCGAATGGCTCTACATCGTAATGGCATGGAAAGATTGTGGAGATCTAATAAAG TTCTTAGTCTTCAGGAACTTGCTTGTCGTGCAATAGTAGCAAGAACAACAGTTTATGGAATTGATCAACTTCCATTACCCAAATCCATTAAATCTCACTTAAAATCGTATGCGATGACAACTACATCTCAGTTACGTTATAATGGAAATAGATCATTAAACCCTAGTAAAAGTCTAGGCTCTTATCATCGAAAATTACGTTTCGTTGGTGTAGGTCACAATGGACTATCAACACCAGGTAGTTCGCCTGGTAGTATAACAGATTCACGTACCAGTTGTGTTGGTAGGAATTCTTGCACAATATCTTGA
- the LOC114881345 gene encoding glucose-induced degradation protein 4 homolog: MPVKVDVVPPPPANSKQPGVTKSLLYNGSRFQGSQKSKGNSYDVEVVLQHVDEENSYLCGYLKIKGLTEEFPTLTTFFDGEIISKKYPFLTRKWDADEDVDKKHWSKFESFCQYAKTFNSDTFDYEALKGTDFVFMRWKEHFLVPDHTIKDINGASFAGFYYICFQKSAATIEGFYYHRSSEWYQSLNLKHVPEHSIQIYEFR; this comes from the exons ATGCCGGTGAAAGTTGACGTAGTACCACCACCACCCGCAAATTCAAAGCAGCCGGGTGTCACAAAATCTTTACTTTACAATGGTTCACGGTTTCAAGGTTCTCAGAAGTCTAAGGGTAACAGTTACGACGTAGAAGTAGTTTTGCAG CACGTGGACGAAGAAAATAGTTATTTATGtggatatttaaaaattaaggGCCTTACGGAAGAGTTTCCCACGCTTACCACATTTTTTGATGGTGAAATTATATCTAAGAAATATCCATTTCTAACACGTAAATGGGATGCAGATGAAGATGTTGATAAGAAACATTGG AGTAAATTCGAGTCATTTTGTCAATATGCGAAAACATTTAATTCAGATACATTTGATTATGAAGCTCTGAAGGGAACTGATTTTGTTTTTATGAGGTGGAAGGAACATTTTTTGGTTCCTGATCATACTATTAAAGACATCAATGGTGCTTCGTTTGCAggattttattatatttgttttcAAAAATCTGCTGCCACGATTGAGGGTTTTTATTATCATCGTAGTTCTGAATG GTATCAATCTTTGAATTTAAAACACGTTCCAGAACATAGCATACAAATCTATGAATTTAGGTGA